A window from Pokkaliibacter sp. MBI-7 encodes these proteins:
- a CDS encoding EAL domain-containing protein encodes MKRIRLLFLYLLAAVFLTASVFSMVNHFRTARLVSNHIQYSAWSLAQLELELQKFYTNIALYGANAIDHNQLMFSYDLLWNRLNVFLVGKENRTLRARFNAEIKIRNLYNTLQDNEQRITDLTAGDKAQQQQLTQQFYPYVQQVRELVMLNFTGKESTKMYEGVLESQKHLAWLLAGLFAVGLTLIITLLRQARRFNRLAHQDPLTGLANRGLFNDSLEASCTNSRQPDSHFALCLIKLNHFKEINHYLGHRQGDELLQKVAQRLREHVRRQDLVARLDGDNFAVILNNLQNDSEALDLARYFRQSLVFDFFIKGRATQIDTSVGVSIFPLHGLQPAELLQAASLALYQAKSAGSTTRVELFRSEMAEHQNRQTTLLLDLKRQLQFCDATSELQLHYLPLYRAADRQLTGIEALLRWQHPHYDAIHPIEIFELAENHGLGMALGNWLFERLEYDYHHSEVRWPDDIKVALNLSISMFNPALPSWINQVLQRHVLRPRQLVLELNEATLTQDLQRSAGILKALQDQGIRVALDNFGSGVSSLTTLKALAIDILKLDRSLVQQLSQQQRQQQFVDSIIALCHRLQMQVVAEGVESEEDARCLQAMRCDEIQGFLHSLPLPTSELAPYLQQSSLPAI; translated from the coding sequence ATGAAGCGAATCCGGCTCCTGTTTCTCTATCTGCTGGCCGCCGTCTTCCTGACGGCGTCTGTGTTCTCCATGGTCAATCACTTCCGCACCGCCCGGCTGGTCTCCAACCATATTCAGTACTCCGCCTGGTCACTGGCACAGCTGGAACTGGAGCTGCAGAAGTTCTACACCAACATTGCCCTGTATGGCGCCAACGCCATCGATCACAACCAGCTGATGTTCTCCTATGACCTGCTATGGAACCGCCTCAACGTGTTTCTGGTGGGCAAGGAGAACCGCACCCTGCGTGCGCGTTTCAATGCCGAAATCAAGATTCGCAATCTCTACAACACCCTGCAGGACAACGAACAGCGTATTACTGACCTGACAGCGGGTGACAAAGCGCAGCAGCAACAGCTGACCCAACAGTTCTACCCCTACGTGCAGCAGGTGCGGGAGCTGGTGATGCTCAACTTCACCGGCAAGGAATCGACCAAGATGTACGAGGGGGTGCTGGAGTCACAGAAGCATCTGGCCTGGCTGCTGGCAGGGCTGTTTGCGGTAGGGCTGACGCTGATCATCACCCTGCTGCGGCAGGCCAGACGTTTCAACCGTCTGGCCCATCAGGACCCGCTGACCGGGCTGGCCAATCGCGGCCTGTTCAATGACAGTCTGGAAGCCAGCTGCACGAACTCACGTCAGCCCGACAGCCACTTTGCCCTGTGCCTGATCAAGCTCAATCACTTCAAGGAAATCAATCACTACCTCGGCCACCGGCAGGGCGATGAGCTGCTGCAGAAAGTCGCCCAGCGTCTGCGTGAGCATGTGCGCCGGCAGGATCTGGTCGCGCGGCTGGATGGCGACAATTTCGCGGTGATTCTCAACAATCTGCAGAACGACAGCGAGGCGCTGGATCTGGCCCGCTACTTCCGTCAGTCGCTGGTGTTTGACTTCTTTATCAAGGGCCGGGCCACCCAGATCGATACCAGCGTGGGCGTCAGCATCTTCCCGTTGCACGGTCTGCAACCGGCCGAACTGCTGCAGGCGGCGTCACTGGCGCTGTATCAGGCCAAGAGCGCGGGCTCCACCACCCGTGTTGAACTGTTCCGTAGCGAAATGGCCGAGCATCAGAATCGCCAGACCACGCTGCTGCTGGATCTCAAGCGCCAGCTGCAGTTCTGCGACGCCACCTCCGAGCTGCAGCTGCATTACCTGCCACTCTACCGCGCCGCCGACCGTCAGCTCACGGGCATCGAAGCCCTGCTGCGCTGGCAGCACCCCCACTATGACGCCATTCACCCTATCGAGATCTTTGAGCTGGCGGAGAACCATGGTCTGGGGATGGCGCTGGGCAACTGGCTGTTTGAGCGCCTGGAGTACGACTACCACCACAGCGAAGTGCGCTGGCCGGATGACATCAAGGTGGCACTGAACCTGTCTATCTCTATGTTCAACCCGGCACTGCCGAGCTGGATCAATCAGGTCCTGCAGCGCCATGTCCTGCGGCCACGACAGCTGGTACTGGAGCTCAATGAGGCGACTCTGACCCAGGATCTGCAGCGTAGCGCCGGTATACTCAAAGCGCTGCAGGATCAGGGTATCCGTGTTGCGCTGGATAACTTCGGCAGTGGCGTCTCCTCGCTGACAACGCTGAAAGCTCTGGCGATCGACATCCTCAAGCTGGATCGCAGTCTGGTACAGCAACTGAGCCAGCAGCAGCGCCAGCAGCAGTTCGTCGACAGCATCATTGCACTGTGCCACCGTCTGCAGATGCAGGTGGTGGCCGAGGGCGTGGAAAGTGAAGAGGATGCCCGCTGCCTGCAAGCCATGCGCTGTGATGAGATACAGGGATTCCTGCACAGTCTGCCACTGCCGACCAGTGAGCTTGCACCCTACCTGCAGCAGAGCAGCCTGCCCGCCATATAA
- a CDS encoding molybdopterin-dependent oxidoreductase, which yields MNRFSCRLALAISLMLTAMTAWADALPAPTGDIILSVDGKISRSNHDTSADFDLAMLDALPQSHYQTTHPWSETPHDYSGVLLRDLLSSLGATGDTVTAKALNDYQADIPVADAQNYDILLATHVDGEVMDVRHKGPVWVMYPLDQHPELKKAATYSVMVWHLRQLSVN from the coding sequence ATGAATCGCTTTAGCTGCCGTCTGGCGCTGGCCATCAGCCTGATGCTGACGGCCATGACTGCCTGGGCCGATGCGCTGCCAGCACCCACTGGCGACATCATCCTCAGCGTCGACGGCAAGATCAGCCGGAGCAATCACGACACCAGCGCCGACTTCGATCTGGCCATGCTCGATGCCCTGCCCCAGTCCCATTACCAGACCACCCACCCGTGGAGTGAAACACCTCACGATTACAGCGGTGTGCTGTTGCGTGATCTGCTCAGCAGTCTGGGCGCCACGGGCGATACTGTGACTGCCAAGGCACTGAATGACTATCAGGCCGACATTCCCGTCGCCGATGCCCAGAACTACGACATCCTGCTGGCCACCCATGTGGATGGTGAAGTCATGGACGTGCGCCACAAGGGGCCGGTCTGGGTCATGTATCCACTGGATCAGCATCCTGAGCTGAAAAAAGCGGCCACCTATAGCGTGATGGTCTGGCATCTGCGCCAGCTGTCGGTTAACTGA
- a CDS encoding lipocalin family protein, with amino-acid sequence MVAAHHRFHALWHSLHHRLSLLLVAAAALAGCTAVPGGVTVVEQLPLQPYLGRWYEIARLDHSFERGLSCVTADYSLRDDGGVRVINRGYDPKTAKWRVAEGKAYRNGEGEEGRLKVSFFGPFYGAYNVMAVDLQQGYSLVAGPDHDYLWILARQPSLPAEIYQQLLQRAAAAGFVTDDLIRVEQQACPQP; translated from the coding sequence GTGGTTGCTGCACATCATCGATTCCATGCGCTTTGGCATTCACTGCATCACAGGCTCAGCCTGTTGCTGGTGGCTGCCGCCGCTCTGGCAGGCTGCACGGCCGTACCCGGCGGGGTGACGGTAGTGGAGCAGTTGCCGCTGCAACCCTATCTTGGCCGCTGGTATGAAATCGCCCGCCTTGATCATTCCTTCGAGCGCGGGCTGAGTTGCGTGACTGCCGACTACAGCCTGCGTGATGACGGCGGGGTGCGGGTGATCAATCGTGGTTATGACCCGAAAACAGCAAAGTGGCGCGTGGCTGAAGGCAAGGCCTACCGCAATGGTGAAGGTGAGGAAGGACGGCTGAAGGTGTCGTTCTTCGGCCCGTTTTACGGCGCCTACAATGTGATGGCCGTCGATCTGCAGCAGGGTTACAGCCTGGTGGCCGGCCCGGATCATGATTACCTGTGGATACTCGCCCGACAGCCCAGCCTGCCTGCGGAGATCTATCAGCAGCTATTGCAGCGGGCTGCTGCCGCAGGCTTTGTGACGGATGATCTGATCAGGGTTGAGCAGCAGGCGTGTCCTCAGCCGTGA
- a CDS encoding PAS domain S-box protein, with translation MRLTLTQKVTLLSALCVVVTSLLVGAGFLHQASTLVQERTTTALHTSLLQRADEMSRSLQQYQSDIRFLALLPALDGYLLSMQAGGKSPRTGLDTHVLHNALSAILRARLQAIPEYFQLRVIDNADHPGMELLRVERNGRNIREVPAAFLQDKSDRYYFKATQQLKQGEIYASPIDLNQEHGEIETEQVRTLRLAMPVGWSNGRALGLLVININVATLLDRSVVVHDPFFITNADGEYLYHPNPAYRFAFEKGESHRLQDEMPAYAGWFAGPQYSQLNQEVQYQGNDYYASLVKVYLPGSDRSSFLTLTQLVPFVSMTGALIQLLLNAGLWFFAVLLLGTTACILLMRRSLQPLVAMSSWVQRYAEGEYNLPHQPMPHDEIGTLYTGLRRLGQTLRKRERALHANEVKLQTVLDTVISGILTINEQGTIESANAAAEQLFGYRNKAMVGLHIKILMPQSSADRHDELFQRYLTEGHSDIIGLLRHVTARHRDGHEFPVCLSINDTWHNNRRLFVVGIQDLSALQEAEKMNARLGRLIQASSNEILILDSDFNLLELNHSAMANLGYSSSHVINDLYAIVAPHALDQTLQSLRSLLQRRGLDTQFESYFKRADGTNYPVEIRAFLLHDKEQTRWALLAQDISERQQQHRTLNHYVQQLEVSNRELVEFTSLATTNLQQPVQQAMRLLQQLLETSPTLQQHQPQSAQQLRNLLQGMDFTLRELLLLNRMHIRPTNPVRLDLNQLVDEVLHELQERLQLARLRVHLQPLPTLQADREQMMQLLRELLHAALLACRPELPNEVWLHALGSDVCATTETGFALRGAFAPVMESIGMVLCRRIVARHQGHLRLQLNDSDSEIRICLPNHHSLGPATSEPPASHTQPGHNPIAPADPDR, from the coding sequence ATGCGACTGACTCTGACCCAGAAAGTCACCCTGCTCAGCGCCCTGTGCGTTGTGGTGACCAGCCTGCTGGTGGGTGCCGGTTTCCTGCATCAGGCCAGCACCCTGGTACAGGAGCGCACCACCACCGCATTGCACACCAGCCTGCTGCAACGGGCCGATGAGATGAGCCGCAGCCTGCAGCAGTACCAGAGTGATATTCGTTTTCTGGCCTTGCTGCCGGCACTGGATGGCTATCTGCTGTCGATGCAGGCGGGGGGAAAATCGCCTCGAACCGGCCTGGATACCCATGTGCTGCACAATGCCCTGAGCGCCATCCTGCGTGCCCGGCTGCAGGCCATACCGGAATATTTCCAGCTGCGGGTGATCGATAATGCCGACCACCCCGGCATGGAGCTGTTGCGGGTCGAACGCAACGGCAGGAATATCCGCGAAGTGCCCGCCGCCTTTTTGCAGGACAAGTCCGATCGCTATTACTTCAAGGCTACGCAGCAGCTCAAACAGGGAGAAATCTACGCCTCCCCCATCGATCTCAATCAGGAACACGGCGAGATCGAGACAGAACAGGTACGCACCCTGCGACTGGCTATGCCGGTAGGCTGGAGCAATGGCAGGGCGCTGGGGCTGCTGGTCATCAATATCAACGTCGCCACCCTGCTGGATCGCAGCGTAGTGGTGCATGACCCGTTCTTTATTACCAATGCCGACGGCGAGTACCTCTATCACCCCAATCCGGCCTACCGCTTTGCTTTTGAGAAGGGCGAGAGCCATCGCCTGCAGGATGAGATGCCAGCCTACGCCGGGTGGTTTGCAGGCCCGCAATACAGTCAGCTGAATCAGGAAGTGCAGTATCAGGGCAACGATTACTATGCCTCACTGGTCAAGGTCTACCTGCCCGGCAGTGACCGCAGCAGCTTTCTGACCCTGACCCAGCTGGTACCTTTCGTCTCCATGACCGGTGCCCTGATACAGCTGCTGCTCAACGCAGGGCTGTGGTTTTTCGCAGTTCTGCTGCTCGGCACCACTGCCTGCATCCTGCTGATGCGCCGCTCGCTGCAACCTCTGGTGGCCATGTCCAGCTGGGTACAGCGCTATGCGGAAGGCGAGTACAACCTGCCCCATCAGCCGATGCCTCATGATGAAATCGGCACGCTCTACACTGGCCTGCGCCGGCTGGGGCAAACCCTGCGCAAACGGGAAAGAGCCCTGCACGCCAATGAGGTGAAGCTGCAGACGGTGCTGGACACAGTGATCAGCGGCATCCTCACGATCAACGAACAGGGCACCATTGAGTCGGCTAACGCTGCCGCCGAGCAGCTGTTTGGCTACAGGAACAAGGCGATGGTCGGTCTGCACATCAAGATACTGATGCCACAGTCCAGTGCCGACCGGCATGATGAACTGTTCCAGCGTTACCTGACTGAAGGCCACTCCGATATCATCGGCCTGCTGCGCCACGTCACCGCCCGTCATCGTGATGGTCATGAGTTTCCGGTTTGCCTGTCAATCAATGATACCTGGCACAATAACCGCCGCCTGTTTGTCGTCGGCATTCAGGATCTCAGCGCCCTGCAGGAAGCCGAGAAGATGAATGCCCGCCTCGGACGCCTGATTCAGGCCTCCTCCAATGAGATTCTGATTCTCGACAGCGACTTCAACCTGCTCGAACTCAATCACAGTGCCATGGCCAATCTCGGCTACAGCTCCAGCCATGTAATCAATGACCTGTACGCCATCGTCGCCCCTCATGCCCTTGACCAGACCCTGCAGAGCCTGCGCAGCCTGTTGCAGCGCCGTGGCCTCGATACCCAGTTCGAGAGCTATTTCAAACGCGCCGATGGCACCAACTATCCGGTGGAGATCCGGGCCTTCCTGCTGCACGACAAGGAACAGACCCGCTGGGCGTTACTGGCACAGGATATTTCCGAACGCCAGCAGCAGCACCGCACCCTCAACCACTACGTACAGCAGCTGGAAGTCAGCAACCGCGAGCTGGTGGAGTTCACCAGCCTGGCGACCACCAATCTGCAGCAGCCGGTGCAGCAGGCCATGCGCCTGTTACAACAGCTGCTCGAGACCAGTCCGACACTGCAGCAGCATCAGCCGCAGTCAGCGCAGCAACTGCGCAATCTGCTGCAAGGGATGGACTTCACCCTGCGTGAACTGCTGCTGCTCAACCGCATGCACATTCGCCCCACCAACCCGGTGAGACTGGACCTCAATCAGCTGGTCGATGAGGTACTGCATGAACTGCAGGAACGTCTGCAGCTGGCCCGGCTGCGGGTGCATCTGCAACCGCTGCCCACCCTGCAGGCCGACCGCGAGCAGATGATGCAGTTACTGCGTGAACTGCTGCATGCAGCACTGCTGGCCTGTCGCCCTGAGCTGCCCAATGAGGTCTGGCTGCATGCCCTTGGCAGCGATGTCTGCGCCACTACGGAGACAGGCTTCGCCCTGCGCGGGGCATTCGCGCCGGTAATGGAAAGCATCGGCATGGTGCTGTGCCGCCGTATTGTCGCCCGCCATCAGGGTCATCTGCGGTTACAGCTGAATGACAGTGACAGTGAAATTCGTATCTGCCTGCCCAATCATCACAGCCTGGGACCGGCAACCAGCGAGCCACCGGCCAGTCATACCCAGCCCGGCCACAACCCTATCGCCCCCGCTGATCCGGACAGGTAG
- a CDS encoding cryptochrome/photolyase family protein, with the protein MASLILLLGDQLSEHMSALQAGNPAEDRVVLAEVLSEASYVPHHPQKILLIFAAMRQFARHLEQQGWQVSYQRLDDADARNDLRQVLERELARGNYARVIMTHCGEYRLHRQMRQWQAEWPQQWSVAVDILPDHRFLCPLRVFREWADGRKEWRMEYFYRLMRRRTGLLMTAEGKPEGGKWNYDADNRRAYDGKRPLPLLPATTLDAEGQALAAMIAERFATHFGDVQPFHWPVNRAQALQLLAVFIEQGLPGFGDYQDALSSQSPFLFHSLLSSSINIGLLDPLEVCQQAEAAYHAGQAPLNAVEGFIRQIIGWREYVRGVYWLTMPDYAESNELAAHRPLPAAYWGAPTGMACIREVVSAVRQYGYAHHIQRLMVTGNWALLLGVQPKAVCEWYLAVFVDAFEWVELPNTLGMALHGDGGLLASKPYAASGKYIQRQGDYCAECAYQVKTVTEPDSCPFNSLYWHFLHRHQSRFAGHPRMAVIYRSWQRMEGEQQQAILQRAQWLLEHIDQL; encoded by the coding sequence ATGGCCAGTCTGATTCTGCTGCTGGGTGATCAGCTCAGCGAACATATGAGTGCCCTGCAGGCCGGTAATCCGGCGGAAGACCGGGTGGTGCTGGCCGAGGTGCTGAGTGAAGCCAGTTACGTACCTCACCATCCACAGAAAATCCTGCTGATTTTTGCCGCCATGCGCCAGTTTGCCCGGCATTTGGAACAGCAGGGCTGGCAGGTCAGCTATCAGCGGCTGGATGACGCCGATGCCCGGAACGATCTGCGGCAGGTACTGGAGCGTGAACTGGCGCGTGGCAACTACGCCAGAGTGATCATGACCCACTGCGGTGAGTATCGGCTGCACCGGCAGATGCGCCAGTGGCAGGCTGAGTGGCCACAGCAGTGGTCAGTCGCAGTGGATATCCTGCCGGATCATCGCTTCCTCTGCCCGTTGCGGGTATTTCGCGAATGGGCGGATGGGCGTAAGGAATGGCGCATGGAGTATTTCTACCGGCTGATGCGTCGTCGTACTGGTTTGCTGATGACCGCAGAGGGTAAGCCTGAGGGTGGCAAGTGGAACTATGATGCCGACAACCGTCGAGCCTACGACGGTAAACGCCCTCTGCCGCTGCTACCGGCCACCACACTGGATGCCGAGGGACAGGCGCTGGCTGCGATGATCGCTGAGCGCTTTGCCACACACTTTGGTGACGTGCAGCCTTTCCACTGGCCTGTGAACCGCGCTCAGGCTTTGCAGTTGCTGGCGGTCTTTATTGAGCAGGGGCTGCCTGGCTTTGGTGACTATCAGGATGCTTTGAGCAGTCAGTCGCCGTTTCTGTTTCACTCCCTGCTGTCGTCCAGTATCAACATCGGTCTGCTGGATCCGCTGGAAGTCTGTCAGCAGGCCGAAGCGGCCTACCATGCTGGTCAGGCGCCGCTGAATGCGGTCGAGGGGTTTATCCGTCAGATCATCGGCTGGCGCGAATATGTGCGGGGGGTGTACTGGCTGACCATGCCTGACTACGCAGAGAGTAATGAGCTGGCCGCCCACCGCCCACTGCCTGCCGCCTACTGGGGGGCGCCTACTGGTATGGCCTGCATCCGCGAGGTAGTGAGCGCGGTGCGGCAATATGGCTATGCCCATCATATTCAGCGGCTGATGGTGACCGGTAACTGGGCGCTGCTGCTGGGTGTGCAGCCCAAAGCCGTGTGTGAGTGGTATCTGGCGGTCTTTGTGGATGCGTTCGAGTGGGTGGAGTTGCCCAACACGCTCGGTATGGCTCTGCATGGCGATGGTGGCTTACTGGCGTCCAAACCTTACGCGGCCAGTGGCAAATATATACAGCGTCAGGGCGACTACTGTGCCGAATGTGCCTATCAGGTGAAAACCGTGACTGAGCCGGACAGCTGCCCGTTCAACAGTCTCTACTGGCATTTCCTCCATCGTCATCAGTCACGTTTTGCCGGGCATCCGCGTATGGCGGTGATCTATCGCAGCTGGCAGCGTATGGAGGGCGAGCAACAGCAGGCCATTCTGCAGCGGGCGCAGTGGCTGCTGGAGCATATCGACCAGCTCTGA
- a CDS encoding PLD nuclease N-terminal domain-containing protein — protein sequence MDVGVYGGFFGLVILALDILAIASILKSSYGGVGKFIWILAVLALPVLGMLVYFLVGKRESL from the coding sequence ATGGATGTAGGTGTTTATGGTGGTTTTTTCGGTCTGGTTATCCTCGCACTGGATATTCTTGCCATAGCCAGCATCCTCAAGAGTTCTTACGGCGGCGTAGGCAAGTTCATCTGGATTCTTGCCGTACTGGCCCTGCCGGTGCTGGGAATGCTGGTGTATTTCCTGGTGGGCAAACGTGAGTCGTTATGA
- a CDS encoding formate/nitrite transporter family protein, which yields MADAVVQTGVRKSSLALLPLLILGFMAGAFIAFGFLLDIRVTAQLPHDWASLSLFLGAAVFPVGLILTVLAGGELLTGNMMFMATALFSGKIGLPALLRNWLVVTVANFFGGVFIAFFFGHYLGLAEGAFLAKSVAIAKAKVNEDFLHTFISGIGCNWLVCLAIWLGLASKDVMGKIIAMWFPIMAFVAIGFQHVVANMFVIPLAIFVGEVSWTQYVSNFVPVFLGNAAGGAMFVGIAYYVALVRQPAVVSVSLNERGAAQA from the coding sequence ATCGCCGATGCTGTTGTTCAGACCGGCGTGCGTAAAAGTTCTCTCGCGCTGCTTCCTCTGTTAATTCTCGGTTTTATGGCAGGTGCCTTTATTGCTTTCGGTTTTCTGCTGGATATCCGGGTGACGGCGCAGTTGCCACATGACTGGGCCTCATTGTCACTGTTTCTTGGTGCGGCAGTGTTCCCGGTCGGGCTGATCCTCACCGTACTGGCCGGTGGTGAGTTGCTGACCGGTAATATGATGTTCATGGCCACCGCCCTGTTTTCCGGCAAGATCGGCCTGCCCGCCTTGCTGCGTAACTGGCTGGTCGTCACGGTGGCCAACTTTTTCGGCGGGGTATTTATCGCCTTTTTCTTTGGTCATTATCTGGGGCTGGCAGAGGGGGCTTTTCTGGCCAAGAGCGTGGCCATTGCCAAAGCCAAGGTGAACGAGGACTTCCTGCACACCTTTATCTCCGGCATTGGTTGTAACTGGCTGGTCTGTCTGGCGATCTGGCTGGGCCTGGCGAGTAAGGATGTGATGGGCAAAATTATCGCCATGTGGTTCCCGATCATGGCGTTTGTGGCTATTGGCTTTCAGCATGTGGTTGCCAACATGTTCGTTATCCCGCTGGCGATCTTTGTCGGTGAGGTGAGCTGGACGCAGTATGTCAGCAACTTTGTGCCGGTATTTCTGGGTAATGCGGCAGGCGGCGCGATGTTTGTCGGGATCGCCTATTACGTCGCGCTGGTGCGCCAGCCCGCTGTGGTCAGCGTCTCCCTGAACGAGCGCGGCGCTGCTCAGGCCTGA
- a CDS encoding LysR substrate-binding domain-containing protein, translating to MSGRNQHLPPLKCLATFEAAARHRSFTQAATELNLTQSAVSRQIKRLEHDLGRPLFERDAQGVSLTPAGEQYSQLVQRLLRELAQETALLRRRGEGNQLTIASSPTIASLWLAPRLVQLQNQQPQLEIRILTVEDPSRLDASEYDLGLFYHLPGEIPLNGVESRPLFSEEAVIAICSPGYLHQHGQVTDANALLHEHVLLVLEDHHYDWLTWEDWFHGLGMDWQLPERSLRANSYQLLMNAALAGQGVILGWERLLDWELSSGRLVRVLPQQLNSRGSLCLLQPRHRHPSQATRLFIDWLYQQ from the coding sequence ATGTCTGGCCGTAACCAACACCTGCCCCCGCTGAAATGTCTGGCGACCTTCGAGGCCGCTGCCCGTCATCGTAGTTTTACTCAGGCCGCCACCGAACTGAACCTGACCCAGAGTGCCGTCAGCCGGCAGATCAAGCGCTTGGAACACGATCTTGGCCGCCCGCTGTTTGAGCGCGATGCCCAGGGCGTCTCCCTGACACCGGCTGGCGAGCAGTATTCACAACTGGTGCAGCGGCTACTGCGTGAGCTGGCGCAGGAAACCGCCCTGCTACGGCGCCGTGGCGAAGGCAATCAGCTGACCATCGCCAGCAGCCCGACCATCGCCTCGCTGTGGCTGGCCCCCCGTCTGGTACAGCTGCAAAATCAGCAGCCGCAGCTGGAGATCCGCATCCTCACGGTGGAAGACCCGTCACGTCTGGATGCCAGCGAGTACGATCTGGGCCTGTTCTATCACCTGCCGGGTGAAATCCCGCTGAACGGCGTGGAATCACGACCGCTGTTCAGCGAAGAGGCAGTGATTGCCATCTGTAGCCCGGGCTATCTGCATCAGCACGGTCAAGTAACCGATGCCAATGCCCTGCTGCACGAGCATGTGCTGCTGGTACTGGAAGATCATCATTACGACTGGCTGACCTGGGAGGACTGGTTTCATGGTTTGGGCATGGACTGGCAACTACCGGAACGCAGCCTGCGCGCCAACTCCTATCAGCTGCTGATGAATGCGGCACTGGCCGGTCAGGGGGTGATTCTGGGCTGGGAGCGCCTGCTCGACTGGGAGCTGTCTTCCGGCCGTCTGGTCAGGGTATTACCGCAGCAGCTGAACAGCCGTGGCAGCCTGTGCCTGTTGCAGCCCAGACATCGCCATCCCAGTCAGGCCACCCGCCTGTTTATCGACTGGCTGTATCAGCAGTAA